From the genome of Deinococcus arcticus:
CGCGGCCAAACAGCAGCAGGGTAGCTGGCCCGAAGGGTGCAAGCTGCCGCACGATCTCTGAGCCGATGCTGCCACCCGCGCCCGTGACCAGGATCACGCGACCCTTGAGATACCCGGCAATCTCGGCCGTGTTGAGCTGCACCGGCGGGCGGCGCAGCAAGTCTTCCAGGTTGACATCGCGGATCTGGTTGATGCTCACGTTCCCGCTCAGAATCTCGAAGACCCCGGGAATGATGCGGTAGCGCAGCCCCGCGCCCTGCGCCAGATCCACCACCCGGCGCACGAACTGCCCTTCGGCAGAGGGCACGGCGATCAGAATCTCCTGGGCCTGCTCCTGGGCGGCCACAGCTGGCAGGGCGCCCACCGGACCAAAGACCGGCAGGCCCACCACGCGCGTGCGCACCTTGCCAGGTTCATCGTCCAGAAAGCCAATAGGGTCCAGGCCCGCTTCCGGGTGCCGCTGCATCTCCCGGGCAATCAGGCTGCCCGCGTCCCCGGCCCCCACAATGAGCACCCGCTGCCGCTGGGGCGCGCCGCGCAGACGAACCCGCTCACTCAGCAGCCGCGCGGCCAGCCGTGCGCCCCCCATCGCCATAAAGCCCAGCACCCCGGCCAGCACCGGCACGCTGCGCGGCAGTTGCAGCCAGCCCTGCAGGATAAACCCCAGGGCAAACATGACCAGCGTGGCCAGGGCGGCCGCCCGCGCCAGCAGGTGCAGGTCACGCAGGCCCACCCGCTGCCACTCCTGACGGTGCAGGGCGTAGTAGGTTTCCAGCGCGGCCATCACGCCCACACTGAGCAGCAGATACCCCCAGACGTTGACGGGTACCCCCTGGTAGATCAGCCCGGGTTTGCGAAAGGCGTAGGCCAGCAGTCCAGCTGCCGTCCAGAGGGCCAGATCAATCACAAATTTGCGGTTGGCCGAGCTCATTTATTGCCGGTGCCCTGAATGACCGATTGCAGCGTCAGCCTGATCACCTGCAGGTCCAGCGCCGGGCCCAGTCCCTGCAGATAGGCGGCGTCGCGCCGCACCTTCTCCTCATCGCTCAGGTCATCGCGGCCTGTCACCTGTGCGTAGCCCGTGATGCCCGGCAGCAGGGCGTCCACGCCCGCCGCCTCGCGCAGGGTAAGCACCGGGGTCTGGGTCATCAGCGCCGGGCGCGGGCCGATCAGGGCCATGTCCCCGCTCAGCACGTTCAGCAGTTGCGGCAGCTCATCCAGACTGGTGCGGCGCAGCACCCCACCCAGCCGTGTCACAGGATTCATACCCGATTTGACCATGTCCTCGGTTGACAGGTTGGGAGTGCCCACCCGCATGGTCCGGAATTTGTAGATGGTAAAAGGACGGTGGCCCCGACCGGCACGCTGCTGGGTAAACAGCACGGGCCCGGGCGAGTCCAGGCGAATCAGCAGAGCCAGCAGGGCAATCAGCGGTCCCAGCAGGACCAGCAACACCAGCGCCAGGACCCGCTCCAGCGGGCCGCGCAGGGCCAGATACAGCCGCTGGCGGGCCGAGAGCCGGGTGTGGATTCCTCCCC
Proteins encoded in this window:
- a CDS encoding polysaccharide biosynthesis protein, with protein sequence MSSANRKFVIDLALWTAAGLLAYAFRKPGLIYQGVPVNVWGYLLLSVGVMAALETYYALHRQEWQRVGLRDLHLLARAAALATLVMFALGFILQGWLQLPRSVPVLAGVLGFMAMGGARLAARLLSERVRLRGAPQRQRVLIVGAGDAGSLIAREMQRHPEAGLDPIGFLDDEPGKVRTRVVGLPVFGPVGALPAVAAQEQAQEILIAVPSAEGQFVRRVVDLAQGAGLRYRIIPGVFEILSGNVSINQIRDVNLEDLLRRPPVQLNTAEIAGYLKGRVILVTGAGGSIGSEIVRQLAPFGPATLLLFGRGENSVFSIQQELGRQWPEIKQIGLIGDVRDAARLRAVFERYRPEVVFHAAAHKHVPLMEETPSEAILNNVVGTQNVVNLCLEFGVGRLVNISTDKAVNPTSVMGASKRVAEMVVSAGAARARSTQAFVSVRFGNVLGSRGSVVPTFMAQIRAGGPITVTHPEMVRYFMTIPEAARLVLQAGGLAENGKVYVLNMGDPVRIADLAHDVIRLSGAHNVDVVYTGVRPGEKLYEELLTPSEGADATTHTEIFSARLAQVDATQIAERVQTLTTAAQQSDVPQIRALLAQMIPENKFGSLR